From the Helicoverpa armigera isolate CAAS_96S chromosome 16, ASM3070526v1, whole genome shotgun sequence genome, one window contains:
- the LOC110384549 gene encoding V-type proton ATPase subunit D has protein sequence MSGKDRLAIFPSRGAQMLIKGRLAGAQKGHGLLKKKADALQVRFRMILSKIIETKTLMGEVMKEAAFSLAEAKFTTGDFNQVVLQNVTKAQIKIRSKKDNVAGVTLPIFESYQDGTDTYELAGLARGGQQLTKLKKNFQSAVKLLVELASLQTAFVTLDEVIKITNRRVNAIEHVIIPRLERTLAYIISELDELEREEFYRLKKIQDKKKIIKDKAEAHKQAMLAAGKDLADSANLLDEGDEDLLF, from the exons ATGTCTGGAAAAGATAGATTAGCGATTTTCCCTTCTCGGGG TGCTCAGATGTTGATAAAGGGCCGTCTGGCTGGTGCACAGAAAGGCCATGGTCTCCTGAAGAAGAAGGCTGACGCCCTCCAAGTGAGGTTCCGTATGATTCTGAGCAAAATTATTGAG ACAAAGACCCTTATGGGTGAAGTGATGAAAGAAGCTGCATTCTCATTGGCTGAAGCTAAGTTTACTACCGGAGACTTCAACCAGGTGGTTCTGCAGAACGTTACCAAGGCTCAAATTAAGATCCGCTCAAAGAAAGACAATGTTGCTG GTGTAACCCTCCCCATTTTCGAGTCGTACCAAGACGGTACTGATACATATGAGCTGGCCGGTCTGGCCCGAGGTGGTCAGCAACTCACCAAGCTGAAGAAGAACTTCCAGAGTGCTGTCAAACTGCTGGTTGAGTTGGCTTCCTTGCAGACAGCCTTCGTGACCCTCGATGAGGTCATTAAGATCACCAACAGGCGTGTCAATGCTATTGAGCATG TAATTATCCCACGATTGGAGCGCACACTCGCTTACATCATCTCTGAGTTGGATGAGCTGGAGCGTGAGGAGTTCTACCGGCTGAAGAAGATCCAGGACAAGAAGAAGATTATCAAGGATAAGGCAGAGGCG CACAAACAGGCAATGTTGGCTGCCGGTAAGGACCTGGCTGACTCTGCGAACTTGCTCGACGAAGGCGATGAAGACCTCTTGTTCTAA